Part of the Brassica oleracea var. oleracea cultivar TO1000 chromosome C8, BOL, whole genome shotgun sequence genome is shown below.
AAGAGAGAAGTCATCTCGATTGATCAATTATCAGACCAGAATGTCACAGAGGTATACATAGTCCTCATTGAAATTGTTTTATCTACCTTTCTAGGCTCTACAATAAAAAAATTTAAACCCCATGTAATAATAAGGTAACGACGCTAACTGTAATTTTCAGGACGAGTGCAAACGGCTACGCCAGAGCATAAAATGTGGCCTCAATAAACGTTTGACTGTGGTAAGAACGCAAGCATGATATCTTCTCAACTGAAATTATATATTTTACCTAAGTTGGAAACTCATGTCTTTTTCGTCGGTGTCAGGGTGACATCTTGAAGATTGCAGCAACACTGCAAGTTATGAGAGTCAATGAGGTAGGTTAATTAACAACATCAAGTATCACTCGTATAAATAGTAAAGATCCCCATGATCATAGTTCTTTATTGTCCTCGGTGTTGCTTCTTATTGACCTCTTTGTCAATATAGGTTCTGGAAGCTGATATCTTAAAGTTAAGGCATCTCCGTGATCGGGCTAGTGAGAAGGGTCGTAGAAAGGAATATCCTTTTTTCAGATTGCCATACTATATTTATTGCACTTCGCTTGCACTATATTTGCAAATGTTATCGGTTATAGAATCTTTCAATGACTCGTTGTTGGAATAATTCTTTGAAGAGAAGACCATGCCAATCTCAACGGGAATTACTTAGTCTAAGTAGTATACAACTTTACATACTCAAGTCTTTTCATTTAGATGTTTGGTTTGCTTTAGGTTAAATGTGAAAGATAGTTTTACACTGGTTGCATGGAACGTTCAAGTCTTGTTTTCTTAACCATCTCCCACGCTTAGAGAATGTGTAGAAAAGCTAGGGCGTCTAGAATCACCTGAGGAACGCCAGCGGCTTCTGCAGGAAGTCCCAGAAGTTCATACAGATCCAAGCATGGATCCGAGTCATCCATCAGCAGAAGATGCAGTGTTGGGTATGAGGAAACCAGGTCTCCCACCTTAAACTAGGATGTGAAATGCTTCGTGTTCATTATCTTACGAAAGATTCCTGATTGATGGATGCTGTTTACAATCTTCTACGTTTTCTATATGCAGATAATCACATAGAGGTACAAAGTAAAAGTCCGAAGAAAAAAGGGGATATCCTGAACAACTTGGGAAATAATCCGCAGAAAAAATATGATGCTCCAGTTTTGCGAAGCAGAAAAGCCATGCATGCCACTAATAAAGAAGAGTGTTCTAAGGTCGACAACAACTCAGCAGATATCCAGGTTTGACCATACCAACTACTCTGGTCGAAATGTAACCTCTCATATGTTTTCGAGTTTTGGTTTCATGTCATATATTAATCTTTGGGTTCTGCAGCAAACTGGTAAAGATGATGAGGAGAGTGAAATATGGCATTATCGAGATCCAGCAGGAAAGACCCAGGGACCATTTTCTATGGTGCAGCTCCGCAAATGGAAATCCTGTGGCCATTTTCCTCCTTATCTTAGGATATGGAAAGAGCATGAGAACCAAGACGAGTCTGTACTTCTAACTGAGGCTCTTGCAGGACGGTTTGATAAAGCAACTACTTTACCAAGTTCATCGTTCCATCCCCAAGAACTAAAACCGTCTCCGCACCACTCTGGACGCACTGGCGTTGATGTGAACTGTCTTCAGAATAACCTGAAGCCAGTCAGCACCAGTTCAACCTCTTCTTCTTCCTCTATTGTCACTGCCCTTCCTAATGATCCGAAAGATAAACAAGTTGCAACTCTTGTACCTTGCTCTGGAAAAGTTGAGGATGGTATTTCTGTTCGTCCCCAGCCTCAAGTTAGCTGTCCAGCATCAATGTCTGTGATTCCAGGACACGTGGTTACTCCTAACGTCAGAGAAACTTCAGGAACTGATCAATCTAGTGCTGTGCGGCCAGATGGTAAGACTCTAGAAGATGGAGCAAATAGTGGTTCTGTTTCCATAAACGGTTCTGTTCATGCACCAAACCTGAATCAAGAAATCCATTTCCGTGATTTCCCTAGTCCTACACCTAAGTCGAGCCCTGAAGACTTGGAGGCTCAAGCGGCAGAGACTATTCAGTCTCTGTCTTCATGTGTTCTGGTCAAAGGACCATCTGGGGTCACATGGAGCACCACCGCCACAACTACCGTCGATGCTCCTACCACCACCACCACTTCAAGTGTTGTGGTCACTGGAGGACAGCTTCCTCAAGTAACTCAGCAGAGTGCTGTTGATTTAGCTGCACCGTCTGTGAAGCATATTGATTTGGCAGCTGATCATGCCACAGCTACTCACACTTCCAACAACACCCACGTGGCTCACTCATCTGGGTGGCCGGCCATTGTGGCCGACCCTGACGAGTGTGATGAATCAGTTTCAGATCTATTAGCTGAAGTTGAAGCAATGGAGCAGAACGGTTTGCCCTCTTCACCCACCTCAACATTTCACTGTGATGACGACGATGATTTGATGAAAGGGCCGGAGAAAGATTTCTTTAACCCTGTGCTACGCATGTTCCTCACACATGAAACATGCAGAATGAATGTCTCTCAGCCGAGTATTCTTGACTACGTCTCCGCCGGCAAAAGCTCAACGGGCGCAGAAGCACAAGCCAACACTCACTTCAGCCACTGTGGAACCGCTGGTCCGGAGCTCCTGCTCTTTGCACCACCAGCGCCAGCTTCAACAAGTCAGGACCTGACTCTGACGACAACAGCTCTCAGACTGGGATCAGAAACCACAGTTGAAGCTGGGTTGGTCGAGAGGCCTCCCAAGTATGCTTCGGGAGTTGGTTTGGAACCGAGCCTTAGGTCACCATCATCACATGACCCAGCTCGTGGAAACACTGAGCGCAGTCCACGTGGTAATGGAAGTCAGCAAAGGAGATCCGGTGGTCACAGCAGAGACCGGCAATGGTGGAACAATGGTCACAACAATAGTCTCAACAACAGTCATAATAATAATCGGCAATGGCCATACAGCAGTAGCCATGGGTATGACCATGGATCAGGTTCGTATACAGCTCATCCGCCCAAAGGGCTAAAAATATGTAAATTCTATGAGAGTGGATACTGCAAAAAGGGTGCTGCTTGTAGTTTTTGGCACCCCTGATTCTCATTTCTTGTATTCTGTATCCATTTGTTTATTTACACAAATCTCGAACATCCTTTTTTGTAACACCAAAGTTTCTGTATCCCATCAGCCGCATGTTTTTAAGTAATTATCAAAGCTTCTTATAAAACTAAGTTTTTTCACGTTCTCGACTTATATGTGATAACTTTTATGATTTTATCTAACCTCGTGCACACCAACAAATCATGTCTTGCTCGCTTCTTCTACTTAACCTTCTTATGTGAATTACAGACGGAGACTTAAACCTTCAGTTGTGAATTACTCGACATCTTTTATCAGATTTCCATTTATATTTAGTGTAGTTATCACATTTTTGTTGGTCAACTTATCCTTCAAAAGTTTGATAGTTATAATCAATGCGTAACTTCGATATCCCCAAATCCCAAATAGTCTTATTCTATTGTAGCGCAACTATTTTTATTCTTCTCTTCTACATGAAATGCATAAATTTTTGTTATTCTACATATTATTGTTGATTAATGCTGAGTACACTTCGTTCATTTGGTTAGACTTAAAGAGATAGTGAATTTCTTTTTGAATACATGACTCTTTGTGTTGATCGACAAAAAATGATTGTTTAGTAGCATATAACATGTTTGGTTAGTGCTAGAAATCTTGTTTTGACCATCATAATGATGTTTTTCAATTAGATGTTTCAATTTTTACAAAATCATGATTTCTAGATTATGTTTGTTGTTTAGGGTATCTTTCACTTGGAATGATTCATTATCAGGGAAACGGAAAATCTCATTAATTTTAGTATTACAGACTTTTTACGAAGCGAGAGGAAAAGATAGCAAAGTCTTAACTAAACCCTGAAAGTCTAAAAAAACGAATTTCCTTCAATGCCTTCTCATTAGTATATGCTGTGTCGCTAAGCATTCTTTCCATCCACTAATAGACCTATGCTCGACCATCAACTCTGACATTCATAAGTAGATTAGGAGGCATTTTCTCTTTCCTTCGGCTCGTTTCGTCTGCTTCAGAGTGAGAAAAGAATTAGAAGTTTATTAGTGAGGTCGAGAGGAAGAATAGAAAGTGTTTGTTGTCAAAGATTACTTTCTCATTAATTAAATAAACATTGTATGAGGGTATTTATACAAACGGTCAATTAGATGTTTCAATTTTTACAAAATCATGATTTATAGATTATGTTTGTTGTTTAGGGTATCTTTCACTTGGAATGATTCATTATTAGTCCTAGCAAGACTCTGTACAATTGAAGATTTTTCAAATGTATTATCAATTTTCCTCTGACATATCCTTTTGAACACCAAAAGTTTTTCAGTACGAATCAGTTGATGATATAGCATGAACAATAAAATCTTAACTCTGTAATATATTATTTTTGTTAGTTTTGATGTTTTCAGATTCACTTTAACATTAAGGTGTATCAAATAAACATCAACGACAAATGATCAGTTAATTTTGACATCTTGCAATATCGTTAGAGTCTTGGATATCATATACAAATGTTTAGACTTTTTATATCAAATAAGAAATTAAAATATAAACCAAAACAATATTACTCAAAATTCGTACATGTATGATATCGTGGAACAAAGTAAATCAAATTGAGTTTAGTCCAACAAAACATAACAAACCTAACAATTTATGATTAATCTGACTAAAGTAAAGTGCAATATCAAAATATATTCATTTGAAAGCCATCAACTAAACATGAAACCAACTATGTTCCTCCTAGCCCAGTAAGTATGGTTTAAAATAAATTGGATTGTATACATTTTGGTCATTGTGATCTCTAAATACTCACTAACATCTTTTGTCATATTTTTAGTTATAATTAGTCCGATTACCACAATTTTTTGGCCATATAGTTTGATAGGCCTCATAATCAAAGCATGACTTTTGACTAGGATAATATATGCGTCTTGCGCAGGGTGAATTTATATGAAAATTATTTAAGAAATATCGTATGAAAAAAATAAAATTTATATTCTTGATCAAATTAATATTTGTAGCCCTTAAACAATTTTTTTTTTAAAAAAATTGTTAATTACATAATTTGTTTACTGATGAGCTGATCCTATTTTTAAAAATATTTTAGGTCAAAATTTTATTTATCGCATAAGAACCTAACGTTTAGGCCGAAAAATCTAAGGCCTACTATTTGGTACAATGAAACTATGCCAACTCGGTTTTATATTATGATTTAGCAATTTAAAAGTTAATTATGGTTACGAGAAGTTTACGTTCATGTGACATTTCAATCTATCTTCAATATTTTTCTCATTTTTGTGTCGTTTTTTTTCATTTTAGTTATTGCTCGATATAAATATTGATTTTTGAGTTTATTCTCATTTCGTTATTTTGTTTTGACCTCGGATTTAGAAAATGTTTAAGATTTAAAATTATTAAAAAGATACATACTTAGGTTAAGATTTGCGCCTTGTGCAGAATAAATATTTTATGTTTTTCTGCATATTATGAAATAATAAAATAATAATTATACATTAAATAACTAAGAAATCAGTTACTATTATGTAATAAATTGGCGTGTGCATATAAATCAAACGACCGTTCTTATTTATTCGCAATTATTTTAAGGTAAATAAATCAAAACAATCAATCTTATCTATCGTATATGATATATAATTAAATTTAAATGATATTAACATAGATATATAGTATACTTTTAATATGGATATTTATTAAATGAGGTTTCTACTCATATGATTTTATGATTATTTACATATTTGTGTAACAAAATTTTACACCAACGATTTTTTTTTTTAATGTGGAATGTTTATTGGTTTCAATAATTTATAATCATTAAAAAAAATGAAGATTTCAAAATTAAAATATTAACTTTTCAATATATGTTCAACGTAGATATCAAAATATAAATATGTGTTTTCATATGGTGTATAGTTTTATTTAAACGATATGAAATACATATATATATATATATATATATATATATATTAACATAAACGCCTATTAAAATAAAATTATTTATTCATATGATTTTATAATCATTGAAACTTATTATAGAGAAAAAATTAAACCTTGATCACAAAAGTTTATGTGAGAGTTTTAACAGTTTTAGTAATTTATACTCGTTTTGAAAAATTCAAAATACAACATATACAAAAAAAATCTAAATTTTTATTATATGATTAATGTAATTGTGTAATTTATTTTAATAATAAATAATTAAAAAAAATGATAGAAAGTATACAGATTGTTAGGAAATCTTTATCATTTAAAATCATTAATTACCATATATATCTTAATCACATTAGGTAATTCCGTAAGTTTTATTTAAGGAAATAATATATAACGGTTGTGCGGGTTTTTTAATTTATATACTAAAATGTTTTAGTTTATATAACAAAATTTACCAATAACTTAACGTAATTTAGTGTTATATTATTACTATAAATTTTGTGTTTTTGTAACAAAAATTATTTTGAAAACTTTATTATGTAACAATATTACTTTACATACTTTTTTATTTTAAATTTATATGAAAGCAAATTAAATTGGATCTATATAGTAGAAAATATATTTTTTTGAGATACTGTAAATTTTAAAGAAAAACTATAATACATTGTACTTCAAAATATGTTTGTAGTAAATATCATATTTGAGAAATACACTAAGTTGGATAAAATATCTTCTTTTAATTTGAAATAGAAATGAATATTTCTAACAAAATCTTTGTAAATTTTATTTTTGAAAATTAATCAGTTTAGATTGTTATTATCAGTGAATATATAATTTTACATTTTCATATATAAATCAAAACTAAAATAAATTTTAATTTCTAATTATAGTTTATGATAACTAAAATTAAAATTAATTACTTTTTGATAAAAATTTAAATTTATTCTGAAAATATTTTAAAAAGATTTTTTAGATTTTTTTTAAAAAATATTTATTTATTTTTCAATTGAAAATATAAATATTATAATTTATTCATGTAAAATTTGATAAAATTTTAAAGAATGATCCAAATGAAAAAACCACGCATGAAAAATTCATCACTACAGTATATATATATTTAAAATATTATATATTTATCAATACATGTTTGTTAACACAACATCTATATAAATATTGATACATGTATAATGTATAACATAATTAATAATAATAACACTTATTATGAAAATACAATAGTGTTAGGATTTTAATATTTGATTTAATTTTATTATTTGCATGGTGAAATTCTAGCATTATTTTACTTGCATAATAAATGTTAATTGTTATTATTATTAATTAGATCATATGCATGTATTAACTCTAGAATAATTAAATGTTATTATTATTAAGTAGATTATAAATGGTTATATGCAACTATAATTATGTATTTATGGAATAAATATGTTTTCGAAATGATCCATTATTAATAATATTTTGGTGGAATAAAAAGATAATTAAATATCTTGTTAGGGTATTGTTATGAAAATACAAAAAAATAATGTAAGCAACTTTCTAGGGATGGTTCATTTAAAATATCACACATGAAAGAAGTCATGACTTCTCTTTTAATAGTATAGATAATTTCAATTTGATAAATGAATGGTCCTTAATGTAAATACTATATAATATAACATTCTCTACCAATTTAATTTTGTACTAACAAAATTAGCATTTTAATTACGTGACAACTCATCAGTGCACTTTTTTAATTAGTACAAACTACAAGTTATAACTTCTTAAATGTTTCTCTATTAATATATAGGGGTATTCCAAATTTAGCTTACTTTTACTATGATGATTTTGATCCCCTGAAATTTTTGAATATTGTTACTGATTTCATTCTTGAAATTGAGCTAAATCTTCTTATGGTTAGAAATTCAAAATGGAATAAATCATATTTGTTCTTGTAATCCAACAAATCTTATCAAATGAATAAGAAACATTAAGATTCGCAAACCATCATTTTTCATTCAAGATAGGAGGGATTTAATTGTTTGTTTTGTAATGTGTATTTATATCTTTAAAACAATATCCAAATATGAATATAATAATCAACCATATGATATTTTGTTAACTTCAAATATTTGTCTTCTTTCATATAGCAATTTAAGTTCTAACATGCATAGATCATCAACTATTACAGATGAACCATTGAATTTTGATAAAAGTTTAGGCTTTTAAGAGAAAATTCCAAATTTAAAAAGATCTCAATATGATAAAGACCTATAAAATATACCATGTGTAGATACTCATAATAGTATTTATGTAATCTATGATTTTCCTTTATGATGCAAGGTGAATTCCACTATACAGATGAGTAATTTGGCTATGTTTGCATTATCTATGGTCCTACGGAGGTCTTAGAGTGGACATTACCTTGTAGGATAGCACATATTTGGTTGATCAGAGCATTTTGAAACAAATGTTATATGTAAAATTTTGTTGAGTCAAATTTTATATATTTAGTTTTTTAAGTTAAATGCCGCATATTAAAAAATTCACCAAATTGATAAAATTAGGTTTTACTTTTATATTTCCGTTGTTCTAATATATTATATATAACTTTTCATACAAAACAAATTTCATTTATTGGTTGTGCTTTCCTTTTCTATATGACATAGGTGAAGAAAAAAATTGTTCTAATTAGTCTACAATCTTTATCCAATTCTAGCAACAAGCAAGAATGTTCAGAGTTATAAATATGGTTGATAAATGTATAATATATAATGCTGCTTCTGCTATTTCAGTTTGCAGATTCCAAAAATACCATCTTTCTCAGGTGGAAGTTTGAGATGTATCTGGTCTCCAGAATCCTTTTTGTGCACTTAATATTCCTTCTTGGTGTTTAGAGAAGGTTAGATGAACATCCCAGTGCAGTGACTTCAACATATTCTCTATTTCTCTTATCACATTGGCTTCATCACGAACAATAAGTTTGCCTCCTGGTCTAACTATTCTATCCACTTCTGCCATTACTGGAACAAGATTGCACCTTCAAAAAAATAAAAGAATTTTTTTAAAAAAGTTTTACCAAAAGGTTGAAAAAGACTTGAGATTTTACCTTGCTTTCAACTTGGAGAAGAGATGATCTGCATGCAAGAGATCATAGCTTCGTGGGTATGTGCTAAAAGATTCACACCAGTCATGATATATTCCAAACAAGCCTCTCTCGTAGATTATAGGTAATGTATCTGGTGAGTTTATGTTTACAACATTCATGACCCACACTTGCAAGTCTTTTAGAGCTGCTGCAAACCCTCCATAGACAGCTCGCATATCCATTACATTCCTCACATTAGACCAGCTGATTCCCATTTCGTTCATGTATACTTTGCTAACAACGTGCTTCCAGTGTTCATAATCTGTAGTGAAGTCTAGTGGAGCTGGCTTCCCATAGATTCCCATTTGAGAGCTGTTTAGCCAATAGGGAGGTGTTTGAAGCCTACGAGGCCAGCTCACGGGCCACTTGCTCCCTCTCTCAACCACATTGGTCGGCACTTTATGCATGCATGCTTGTAGCGGTACATACCAGGCTGCATTTGAATCATCGTTGTTTTTACACATAGGAGGCTTCTTGTGCTTTCGTTTCTCATAGCACTCATTAGTAGTAGGTTTCTGGTAGATGGCAGCACCAATACCATTGAGTTTATCCTTGTTGATCGTCACAAGTTCCCAGCACATAGATTTTGTCAGTGCGGACATTTCTACATAACTCAAAACATGTCAGCGTCAGTGGTACAAACAAAACAAGGAGAACACTTTTATCATTCAAACCATACCTTTCCAGATTTGGACATCTTCTTCAAGCTTCTGGTAAACT
Proteins encoded:
- the LOC106311820 gene encoding zinc finger CCCH domain-containing protein 44-like isoform X2: MENQQLQQVPGEESSVKGVVDLMRVDQCEEEIGASQAPSVPAPTVAGVVDEAAPVKRKRGRPPRAHAKTVSQTRPPPPPRKDEKEEDVCFICFDGGDLVLCDRRNCPKAYHPACIKRDEAFFRTAAKWNCGWHICGTCQKGSSYMCYTCTFSVCKRCIKDADYVIVRGNMGLCGTCIKPIMLIENISQGDNEAVKVDFDDKLSWEYLFKVYWLCLKEELSLTVEELTRANNPWKEVPYTVPKVESRNIHTLSKACSSGNSDSDVVANGTKRRRTSDSPTVPSKLDTKIPSNIPKKLPGDTNWATKELLEFLSVMRNGDTSVLSQFDVQGLLLDYIKKKNLRDPNQKSQVVCDQMLVKLFERQRVGHFEMLKLLESHFLIQEKPKEEKPKNGESSHSVRSQTEEDSAHDPVVRDRKRKMRRKTDGSEKNENLDAYAAIDVHNINLIYLRRKFIDTLLDDINKVHEKVVGTILRIKVSGSDQKLDIYRLVQVVGTSKASAFYQLGAKTTDVMLEILNLDKREVISIDQLSDQNVTEDECKRLRQSIKCGLNKRLTVGDILKIAATLQVMRVNEVLEADILKLRHLRDRASEKGRRKELRECVEKLGRLESPEERQRLLQEVPEVHTDPSMDPSHPSAEDAVLDNHIEVQSKSPKKKGDILNNLGNNPQKKYDAPVLRSRKAMHATNKEECSKVDNNSADIQQTGKDDEESEIWHYRDPAGKTQGPFSMVQLRKWKSCGHFPPYLRIWKEHENQDESVLLTEALAGRFDKATTLPSSSFHPQELKPSPHHSGRTGVDVNCLQNNLKPVSTSSTSSSSSIVTALPNDPKDKQVATLVPCSGKVEDGISVRPQPQVSCPASMSVIPGHVVTPNVRETSGTDQSSAVRPDGKTLEDGANSGSVSINGSVHAPNLNQEIHFRDFPSPTPKSSPEDLEAQAAETIQSLSSCVLVKGPSGVTWSTTATTTVDAPTTTTTSSVVVTGGQLPQVTQQSAVDLAAPSVKHIDLAADHATATHTSNNTHVAHSSGWPAIVADPDECDESVSDLLAEVEAMEQNGLPSSPTSTFHCDDDDDLMKGPEKDFFNPVLRMFLTHETCRMNVSQPSILDYVSAGKSSTGAEAQANTHFSHCGTAGPELLLFAPPAPASTSQDLTLTTTALRLGSETTVEAGLVERPPKYASGVGLEPSLRSPSSHDPARGNTERSPRGNGSQQRRSGGHSRDRQWWNNGHNNSLNNSHNNNRQWPYSSSHGYDHGSGSYTAHPPKGLKICKFYESGYCKKGAACSFWHP
- the LOC106311820 gene encoding zinc finger CCCH domain-containing protein 44-like isoform X1 produces the protein MENQQLQQVPGEESSVKGVVDLMRVDQCEEEIGASQAPSVPAPTVAGVVDEAAPVKRKRGRPPRAHAKTVSQTRPPPPPRKDEKEEDVCFICFDGGDLVLCDRRNCPKAYHPACIKRDEAFFRTAAKWNCGWHICGTCQKGSSYMCYTCTFSVCKRCIKDADYVIVRGNMGLCGTCIKPIMLIENISQGDNEAVKVDFDDKLSWEYLFKVYWLCLKEELSLTVEELTRANNPWKEVPYTVPKVESRNIHTLSKACSSGNSDSDVVANGTKRRRTSDSPTVPSKLDTKIPSNIPKKLPGDTNWATKELLEFLSVMRNGDTSVLSQFDVQGLLLDYIKKKNLRDPNQKSQVVCDQMLVKLFERQRVGHFEMLKLLESHFLIQEKPKEEKPKNGESSHSVRSQTEEDSAHDPVVRDRKRKMRRKTDGSEKNENLDAYAAIDVHNINLIYLRRKFIDTLLDDINKVHEKVVGTILRIKVSGSDQKLDIYRLVQVVGTSKASAFYQLGAKTTDVMLEILNLDKREVISIDQLSDQNVTEDECKRLRQSIKCGLNKRLTVGDILKIAATLQVMRVNEVLEADILKLRHLRDRASEKGRRKELRECVEKLGRLESPEERQRLLQEVPEVHTDPSMDPSHPSAEDAVLGMRKPDNHIEVQSKSPKKKGDILNNLGNNPQKKYDAPVLRSRKAMHATNKEECSKVDNNSADIQQTGKDDEESEIWHYRDPAGKTQGPFSMVQLRKWKSCGHFPPYLRIWKEHENQDESVLLTEALAGRFDKATTLPSSSFHPQELKPSPHHSGRTGVDVNCLQNNLKPVSTSSTSSSSSIVTALPNDPKDKQVATLVPCSGKVEDGISVRPQPQVSCPASMSVIPGHVVTPNVRETSGTDQSSAVRPDGKTLEDGANSGSVSINGSVHAPNLNQEIHFRDFPSPTPKSSPEDLEAQAAETIQSLSSCVLVKGPSGVTWSTTATTTVDAPTTTTTSSVVVTGGQLPQVTQQSAVDLAAPSVKHIDLAADHATATHTSNNTHVAHSSGWPAIVADPDECDESVSDLLAEVEAMEQNGLPSSPTSTFHCDDDDDLMKGPEKDFFNPVLRMFLTHETCRMNVSQPSILDYVSAGKSSTGAEAQANTHFSHCGTAGPELLLFAPPAPASTSQDLTLTTTALRLGSETTVEAGLVERPPKYASGVGLEPSLRSPSSHDPARGNTERSPRGNGSQQRRSGGHSRDRQWWNNGHNNSLNNSHNNNRQWPYSSSHGYDHGSGSYTAHPPKGLKICKFYESGYCKKGAACSFWHP